From a region of the Streptomyces sp. NBC_01244 genome:
- a CDS encoding response regulator transcription factor codes for MLAEDSVLLREGLIGLLSRFGHEVAAAVGDAPALITAVAEHRPDIVVTDVRMPPGFQDEGLHAAVRLRTDQPSLPVLVLSQYVQRTYASELLDSGDGSGIGYLLKDRVGQVEEFQAALQEVASGGTVVDPEVVRQLLRRRRDPLERLTAREREVLGLVAEGKSNAAIARQLVVSEAAVGKHIGSILSKLDLPPADDTHRRVLAVLAFLRS; via the coding sequence GTGCTGGCCGAGGACAGCGTGCTGCTGCGCGAAGGGCTGATCGGCCTGCTCAGCCGCTTCGGCCACGAGGTGGCCGCCGCCGTCGGCGACGCCCCGGCGCTGATCACGGCGGTCGCCGAGCACCGGCCCGACATCGTCGTCACCGACGTACGCATGCCGCCCGGCTTCCAGGACGAGGGCCTGCACGCGGCCGTGCGGCTGCGCACGGACCAGCCCTCGCTGCCCGTCCTGGTCCTCAGCCAGTACGTCCAGCGCACCTACGCCTCGGAGCTGCTCGACTCCGGCGACGGATCCGGCATCGGCTACCTCCTCAAGGACCGCGTCGGCCAGGTCGAGGAGTTCCAGGCCGCCCTCCAGGAGGTCGCCTCGGGCGGCACCGTCGTCGACCCCGAGGTCGTCCGCCAGCTGCTGCGCCGCCGCCGCGATCCGCTGGAGCGCCTGACGGCCCGCGAGCGCGAGGTGCTGGGCCTGGTGGCGGAGGGCAAGTCCAACGCGGCGATCGCCCGCCAGCTGGTGGTCTCCGAGGCCGCCGTCGGCAAGCACATCGGCTCCATCCTCTCCAAGCTGGACCTCCCGCCGGCGGACGACACCCACCGGCGGGTGCTGGCGGTCCTGGCCTTCCTACGGTCCTGA
- a CDS encoding DedA family protein has product MTNWLAEHTLVFGTWGVLAAVLLLPALESALPLFGALLPGQTAVVMGGMLAGSDRVPLYAALVMALAGGVLGNAVGFAAGRRWNTRLLERIPRRLLRPGHTDRALSLVQRGGGRAVFVGRFTAVLRTLVPTLCGMSGMPLRPYLVWTVLSSAVWASAFVFVGYGLGHAPLPLL; this is encoded by the coding sequence ATGACGAACTGGCTGGCCGAGCACACACTGGTGTTCGGAACATGGGGTGTGCTGGCCGCGGTGCTGCTGCTGCCCGCGCTGGAGTCCGCGCTGCCGCTGTTCGGCGCACTGCTGCCGGGTCAGACCGCGGTGGTGATGGGCGGGATGCTCGCCGGCAGCGACCGGGTCCCGCTGTACGCGGCGCTGGTGATGGCGCTGGCGGGCGGAGTGCTCGGCAATGCCGTGGGGTTCGCGGCCGGGCGGCGGTGGAACACGCGCCTGCTGGAGCGGATCCCGCGCCGGCTGCTGCGGCCGGGGCACACCGACCGCGCGCTGTCGCTCGTACAGCGCGGGGGCGGGCGGGCCGTGTTCGTGGGCCGCTTCACGGCGGTGCTGCGCACGCTGGTTCCGACGCTGTGCGGGATGTCGGGGATGCCGCTGCGGCCGTACCTGGTGTGGACGGTGCTGAGCAGCGCGGTGTGGGCGTCGGCCTTCGTCTTCGTCGGGTACGGGCTGGGGCACGCGCCGCTGCCGCTGCTGTGA
- a CDS encoding sensor histidine kinase, with the protein MRSVNVWQAMARPGFLLSAWPWRAAGYLLSSTPVGIVVLLALVVGMAVGAALAVVLVGIPLLALLAFSGVPVAALERRRLRMVDGRPTPTPHAEPAEPGLTAWARTRFREPVTWRELGYTVVFATLLWPLDLLAVGLALCVPLSLMATPVLLATSGDSQATVLKEWTTVSWPQAIGIALLGLLLFGVCGYVLGAVAVARAELTRLLIAPPEPELGERVTELVRSRVRLVDAFEAERRRIERDLHDGAQQRLVALTMTLGLARLDAPPGPLADQLAKAHEEAGKTLAELRELIQGIHPKVLTDYGLGAAIADAADRSAVPVDVTVDLASRLPEAVEAAAYFVVCEALANVGKHSGAARATVTGRHERGRLTVEVHDDGRGGADTGRGSGLTGLADRVSVLDGRLALSSPPGGPTLLRVEIPCEWTETERSA; encoded by the coding sequence ATGCGCTCAGTCAATGTGTGGCAGGCCATGGCCCGACCCGGCTTCCTGCTCTCCGCCTGGCCCTGGCGGGCCGCCGGCTACCTGCTCAGCAGCACCCCCGTAGGGATCGTCGTCCTGCTGGCCCTCGTGGTCGGGATGGCGGTGGGCGCCGCGCTCGCCGTCGTCCTGGTGGGGATCCCGCTGCTCGCCCTGCTGGCCTTCTCCGGAGTCCCGGTGGCCGCCCTGGAGCGCCGCCGCTTGCGGATGGTGGACGGCAGGCCCACCCCCACCCCGCACGCCGAACCGGCCGAGCCGGGCCTGACGGCCTGGGCCCGCACCCGGTTCCGGGAGCCCGTGACCTGGCGCGAGCTCGGCTACACCGTGGTCTTCGCGACCCTGCTGTGGCCGCTGGACCTCCTCGCCGTAGGCCTGGCCCTGTGCGTGCCGCTCAGCCTGATGGCCACCCCCGTACTGCTGGCCACGTCCGGGGACAGCCAGGCAACCGTCCTCAAGGAATGGACGACCGTCTCCTGGCCGCAGGCGATCGGCATCGCCCTTCTCGGCCTCCTGCTCTTCGGAGTCTGCGGCTACGTCCTCGGCGCCGTGGCGGTCGCCCGCGCCGAACTGACCCGGCTGCTCATCGCGCCGCCCGAGCCGGAGCTCGGGGAGCGGGTCACCGAACTCGTACGGTCCCGGGTGCGGCTGGTCGATGCCTTCGAGGCCGAGCGCCGCAGGATCGAACGAGACCTCCACGACGGGGCGCAACAGCGCCTGGTCGCCCTGACCATGACGCTGGGACTGGCCCGCCTGGACGCCCCGCCCGGGCCCCTCGCCGACCAGCTCGCCAAGGCCCACGAGGAAGCGGGCAAGACTCTGGCCGAACTCCGCGAACTGATCCAGGGCATCCACCCCAAGGTCCTCACGGACTACGGCCTCGGCGCGGCGATCGCCGACGCGGCCGACCGGTCCGCGGTCCCCGTGGACGTCACCGTCGACCTCGCGAGCCGCCTCCCCGAAGCCGTCGAAGCCGCCGCGTACTTCGTGGTGTGCGAGGCGCTGGCGAACGTCGGCAAGCACAGCGGCGCCGCCCGGGCCACCGTCACCGGCCGGCACGAGCGGGGCCGGCTGACCGTCGAAGTCCACGACGACGGGCGGGGCGGAGCGGACACCGGCCGGGGCTCGGGCCTGACCGGCTTGGCCGACCGGGTGTCCGTTCTGGATGGCAGACTTGCCCTGTCCAGCCCACCCGGCGGACCGACCCTGCTGCGTGTGGAGATTCCTTGCGAGTGGACCGAGACCGAGCGCTCCGCGTAG
- a CDS encoding chorismate mutase — protein sequence MTRQTLSHTVLTPPADAESVIAGLRGSIDVLDAQILELLERRRGLSASVQRARISSGGRRTELGRENVVIKRYADRLGRPGGTMAMALLEFCRGATAPGVLGAPGSGP from the coding sequence ATGACCCGGCAGACGCTTTCCCACACCGTCCTGACTCCCCCCGCCGACGCCGAGAGCGTGATCGCGGGCCTGCGGGGCTCCATCGACGTGCTCGACGCGCAGATCCTGGAGCTGCTCGAACGGCGCCGCGGGCTCTCGGCCTCCGTCCAGCGCGCCCGGATCTCCTCCGGCGGGCGCCGGACCGAGCTCGGCCGCGAGAACGTGGTCATCAAGCGCTACGCCGACCGGCTGGGCCGGCCCGGCGGGACGATGGCCATGGCGCTGCTGGAGTTCTGCCGGGGGGCGACGGCGCCGGGTGTCCTCGGCGCGCCGGGATCAGGACCGTAG